Part of the Neoarius graeffei isolate fNeoGra1 chromosome 15, fNeoGra1.pri, whole genome shotgun sequence genome is shown below.
tctccagcacagcccaaagattctcaatggggttaacGTCAGGACTCCGTGGTGGTTAATtcttgtgtgaaaatgattccttatgcttcctgaaccactctttcacaatctgagtcctaattttatgcccgtgccatcagggaagaaaaaaaatccattgatgtgatgagatgataacctggtcattcagtacattcaggtcatcagctgactgcattttattgccccataatgttgctgagcctcgacctgaccaattgaagcaaccccaaatcataactctGCCTCCactggcttgtacagtggccactatggatGAAGGctgcatcgcttcatgtgcttcctttCTTACCCTGATGTGcctatcactcaggaatagggtcagtctggacttatcaaaccatATGACCTTTTACCATTGCTCCAgaatccaatctttatgctccctagcaaattgaagccttttcttctgattagtctcactaacaagtggttttcttatggacacacagctgtttagtctcaatcctgtgagttctcactgcactgtgagtgtggaaatgctcttaatttcactattaaccatagccatgagttctactgtcgattttttccctttttttttacgattcaacttcaccaagcatttaagtgatctctgatcatggtcagccaggatctttttccaaccacattttctCCACAAAATTgacggttcaccactatccttccaggtttaaaTAATGCCTTGGGCAGttattaacccaattccagtcattaaagcaatctccttagttttctttgcttgatccaggccaataatttgactcttctgaaacacagtagcatcttttccatgagcacgaGCATATGTCTTcggacatgtttgtttaagagctgagaagctactcactgcatcagttagggttaaaaggatTGTTACTGTACCAGCTGAAAcaaattaatcactgcagtaattatccaatcaaaggctcttatgtatttgcatattgaaatccaaatggcaagttttgttTTGGCTGGGCAGTGTATAAAAAAAAATCGCAGTGCAGGTGCAGAAGTTAGAACAATACACAATTTAGAAGGAAATAGGTTAGAATGACTTTGCAGAAAACAACCTCTCAGTAACATCAACCTGAACTCCTTTAAAAGAAGTAGCATATGAGTAGGCCAGTATAAAACATGATTTGGGGGGACTGAGGCAAATGAAATATGAATCTCCCAGTAAAGCCTCTTTAACACCTTCCACGTTTTTCACTTGGAAATGTAGCATTCAGTTTCAGTGGAATGACTGAATGATAGTCACAGTTCCACACATAACCTATGTTTATTTGTAGAAAATTGTAGGCttcatccgtgtgtgtgtgtgtgtgtgtgtgtgtgtgtgtgtgtgtgattgctcCAGACAAGATCCAACATGTTTCCCTGTACGAAAATAACCACAAAAACCATCCTGACTAAAAACTCAGTGATGCAGCATATCTAAGGGTGTTccaataaaaaaattgttttaaaattctGTGAACATATAACAGCTTCAAAACATTTACATTTACACTTTAATAATAACATTTTTGACTGACAGAGATGAGAGAAAGTCTTATGAAAGCTGTTCTTAGCAAATCACTGCTGTAAAAGTTACTCTTATTGCTTAATGGTTTTTACAGTATCTGTGAGTGATCAGCAAAAACTAAGGCACATTTGTACATAGCAATTAGGTGGCAAAAGGTAGTTCCATGTATGTATGATAGGATTAACTATCTGAAGTCACCCAGAAGAGGTTCCATTTTTGCATCTGGTTTCTCtgcaggtttcttcctcatgtagtcTCATCTGGTTTGTTCATTAGGGATCTTTAGGGATCTAAATCCACATTTTCTGTAGctttctgtaaagctgccttgTGTATAAATATCTATTGTGAAAAGTGCTACACAAATCAAATGATACTGAATAGATTTATGCTGAATGGTTCATGAAAGCTTCTATAAAAATACACATTCCTCATAAATGCTTGTTGACTTTATACCCCTACAAAACAATCCTGTTTTATCAAGCAGTATCCTTTCTTATTACAGGGAAACGTCAAAATGCTTGTTTGTAGTAATCACACATACACATACTCTATAGGTGTGCTAAATTTAGATTAAGGCTTAACATTGTTCACAAACAGGGCGAATGTTCCCCAAGGTGTCAACAGATGTTCATCGTGGAGACTGTGTGTGTGGCCTGGTTTACCCTCGAGCTTGCTCTACGCTTCCTGCAGGCCCGTAGCAAGCTAGAATTTGCACGTGGGCCACTCAACGTCATTGATGCTGTGGCCATTCTGCCGTACTATATTTCCCTGGTGGTGGATGAGAAAGATCTGAGGATGGGAGATCGTATAAATGTAGGTGGAGGGTATTTGGATAAGCTGGGTCTGATTCTGAGGCTCATGCGTGCCCTGCGTATCTTGTACGTCATGCGGCTGGCCAGACACTCACTGGGTTTGCAGACTCTTGGCCTGACGGTGCAAAGGAGCATGCACGATTTTGGTCTTCTGCTACTTTTTGTGTGCGTGGCTGTCACATTGTTCTCTCCTCTCATACACTTGGCTGAGAGTGAGCACCATGGCTTCAGCAGCATCCCTGCCTGCTATTGGTGGGCTATCATCTCCATGACCACAGTGGGCTACGGTGACATGGTCCCACGCACCATCCCGGGTCAGGTGGTGGCCTTCAGCAGCATCCTGAGCGGCATCCTTATCATGGCTTTCCCAGCTACCTCTATTTTCCATGTGTTCTCACGCTCCTATCGTGAGCTGAGACAGGAACATGAAATGATATGCAAAGAGGAAAAAGCTGCCTTATTAGCTGTGGAGGAGGTCTGGATAGAATCAGAGAGGGACTCTTTTGGTTGGATGCAAGAATATCTCAACAAAATCCATGAGGATAAGAATGAGGATGGGCCTGAAAAATCTGTTTTAACAGCAACAGCATGCTCAGACTTGCAATAGATGCTGGAACTAGTGATCATGTGGGTCGCAGTAGCACTTGGCATGGTGAGTTAATCTTGCACTATAGAAACAAAAGACTCAGGATTGGAGCTGTAGCTTAAAATGCTTCTGGAGTTTTCTTTTGGTCTTGTCACATCATGACTTCTAAATCCTGGTATGTTGAAGCAAAGTACATGACTGAAGTACTTTACTGCATACTACCAGTAAGAGCATGTGTATCtctttttattctattcacattcactggatatgagcaatcgcacactctgattggctactctattactaggctgtcggctcatataccatgagtagagaaaaacaaaatggcggagtgcatcaagtcagatataatcactttattatcaagtatttaaaagaaacagaaatagcgaaaGGAATATTGTACCCCCCCATatatcctgttccacactccagcccagttggtggcagtaatgcacctttaagttggtttgccaaccaccaaaaaaaccctgaagaagcagAGGAAAATGGTGCCTGTGTTGCTGAGGACAAACCGAGTGCAAAATATAAactctgcttgaaaacaaaaccccaaaatataaaaaaaaatggaatgaaattatttcatggtaagaatgtatcttttttacttttcaataattattattatcatcacatttttcacaaattgttactgtcatttcaccagtttgtttacattctaagcggaaattattttgttggacgttttgaataaagtttttattcatcgaatttgcaaaaaaaaaaataaaaatgctctgtttctcaaaatccagtgaatgtggatagaagaaaacagttattccactcaatctcgtcgtccatggcttatagtcaactcgtgctatgcgcctcgtcacttaccagctcatgtatgactcgattttgtggaataactgttacatatatgtctaaaatattcTGTCTGCACTTTTCATAAAGAACTACAGCATCAATGTGACCGAGTATTGGTACAGTGGTAATAATAACACAACAACTGTGATTTAGGATTAGACTATGCTTTCTGCTTTTGGTTTGTCACAGGCATAATCTTGAAGATTACCGAATTAACCTGAATTATACCTTGGGCTTGTATAGGTTTGAGTTTCAACAACATCTGTCAAAAATTCTCCTGGCTTT
Proteins encoded:
- the kcng4b gene encoding potassium voltage-gated channel subfamily G member 4: MPIISNANDFSNFSISTDDSSLDHFFTEIPETKTIKGVYFQRAQRIRDPSALTNVDHSKLALVNVGGDRYMFAWSTLDDFPLSRLGQLRHCSSPEDIARLCDDYDEVSHEFFFDRSATAFRVILNFLAAGKLRLLRQACAVFLSDELAYWGIETSGMERCCRRVMITCVEEVAEKKRKAEARRQKRLMKQPTHETEEGFRGFLSRLRDVVENPHSGWLGKSFACVSVAMIAVTVVSLCVSTMPDLREEESRGECSPRCQQMFIVETVCVAWFTLELALRFLQARSKLEFARGPLNVIDAVAILPYYISLVVDEKDLRMGDRINVGGGYLDKLGLILRLMRALRILYVMRLARHSLGLQTLGLTVQRSMHDFGLLLLFVCVAVTLFSPLIHLAESEHHGFSSIPACYWWAIISMTTVGYGDMVPRTIPGQVVAFSSILSGILIMAFPATSIFHVFSRSYRELRQEHEMICKEEKAALLAVEEVWIESERDSFGWMQEYLNKIHEDKNEDGPEKSVLTATACSDLQ